The Penaeus monodon isolate SGIC_2016 chromosome 1, NSTDA_Pmon_1, whole genome shotgun sequence DNA window ctcctctcccctctctcgtctccctcctctcccctctctctgtctccctcctctcttctctctctctctctctctctctgtcctctctactCTTAATTgcctatttctgtttttcttttcatttctcccttcccctcacacacacacacacacacacacacacacacacacacacacacacacacacacacacacacacacacacacacacatggacacgcgcggatttgcatatacaAGTTGAACGTGGATACAATATTGGtttccgactgctgccttgtagttcagtctgtctatggtcaaaagctatgggagttcaccctatacaaatcAATCCATTGTTATTGGCAACTATGAGATGCAGAGGCTTCTGTAGTCAACCCTTAGGAAAAATCCAGAGCTAAAGTCCCTAAGACAGTTCATGGTCGCGCTGATGATCCCAGAGTGAGAACCAGGCAACAATGGCTCTGAGGGACTCCTTGCGCTCCACCTTAGTACTTCAGATGGCTCTATTGCCCTGGTAAGCGTGCATACCCCCACGCTTTCCTCTGCCCCTGAGGCCAAGGATGAGTTCTATGATAACCCATCAGCCATCATCAGCAGTATCCCAAGCAAGAAGCAGATTATTCTTCTAGAGTGGGCAAAGACAGTGACTTTAGGTTTTCATGCCTCGGACACTTTGGTGTTGGAAAGATGAACGACAATGGCCAACGGCTGCTAGTGTTCTACATCATCCACCATTCTGTAGTGCAGACTGTGATACAGACCACTCCTTGCAGCCCAAGATGTTCCATCATATGAAACAGGCAGGGGTACCCCATATTGTCATCAGTGGAATGTCTTGTCCAGACCTGTAGAAGCAGTATGCAAACACCTTAGAAAAGGAACTGAACAGCACAGAGTCTGGACATTCACCATAAGAGAGGAGTATCTACGTACAACCATTCACCGTGTAGCCATGGCCATCCTTGGAAAGAAGGCAGCAAAAGCAAATGAGGCCTAACAAGATAACAAGATGAATTCTAGGCCAAGAGTACAAACATCAAACAAACGAGAAGAACCTTCTGATCCTCAGGGCAGGAAGGAGCAAAGTTCAGCAAACCACTAGGCATTGTGCGAATGAATACTAGATGCAGTTTTGTGAAGAAATCCAGACCACAGCACTCGCAAATCAGGATATATGATGGCATCAAGAAAGCCCTTGGACCCTCTCAAAGCAAAACAGCATCTCTGAAATAGGCAAGTGGGGAGGTGATCACAGACAGGAGCAAAGAGATAAGTAAGTGGGTGGAGACTACTCCGAGCTCTACCCTCAAACGAACACTGTCTCTGCCTGAGCCCTGAATGCCATTGATAGCCTGCCAACTATGTACGAACTGTATCAGGAACCCAACATAGAGGAGCTGAGCAAGGCTTTCGACAGTGTAGCCTCTGAGAAAGCCACGGGGAGTGACAGCATACCACCTGGCCTCATCAAGCAGTACAAAACACTCTCCTGTACCCACTGCACAAACTGTTATACCAGTGTTGGCAAAAGGGCGTTATTCCACTGGACATGCGTTATGCCAAGATCATCACCTTATACAAGAACAAAGGTGACAGGAGTGACTGCAACACCTATAGAGGTGTCGCACTTTTGAACACTGTAGGTAAAGTCTACACTAGGGTACTGTTAGTACGTCTGCAGAACCTAGTGGCACTCATTTACCTTGAGTCACAATGTGGCTTCTTTGCTCACAGACTTACAGCAGACTTGCTTTCCCTTTGCCAGCTACAAGAGAAATGCCGTGAGCAACAAATGCCTGTTGATTGACCTAACAAAGAAAATCGATCTTATGAGCAGAGAAGGACTTATTCAGATCCTACATAAGATAGGGTGTCCACCCAAAATGCAAACATGGTCAAGTCTTTTCACGACGACACAAAAGGCATCGTACAGTTCAATTTCAGTTGATCTGAGGGCTTTGGCGTATGCAGCGGAGTGAAACAAGGTCGTATGCTTGCCCCATCACTGTTTGggatcctctttccttctctgtcattCCTGTAGCACCTCATGTGAAGGCATCTATCTCCATATAAGATCAGATAGTAGACTATTCAATCTGGCCCGGCTAAGAGCCAAGACTAAAATGCGTGAGGCCCACATCAGAGATATCCtgtttgcaccacacacacacacacacacacacacatacacacattatgtgtgtgtgtgtgtgtgtgtgtgtgtgtttgtgtgtatatatatatatatatatatatatatatatatatatatatatatatatatatatatataatatacatatatatatattatatatatatataaataattatatatatatagtatatatatattatatagataatatatatatatataatatttatgtatctttctgTATCTTTCCGTATagctacctacctgtctatctgttcatctctccacctgtttatttttatagctatctctctatatgtatgtatgtatgtatgtatgtatgcatgtatgtatgggtgtatatatatatatatatatatatatatatatatatgtatgtatatatatgtacacacacacacacacacacacacacataaacacacacacacacacacacacacacatgaatgtatgtatatgtatatgtatgtatgtgtgagcgaTAGAGACACTGATCAATATCCACCAGCACAAACTTTACGATGAGCACAGAATAATAAGATGATTAAACAGTACGATAAGCAAAGTTCATAAAGAAAGGCTAATATTGATTACACCTTCCTATTTTacgccaggaaaaaaaaattcgcctCAGGTCCGAAGACAAAATCTAATTTGTTAACAAGATGTTTATCCAGGACCGGCGGACAGCTGATGGGGTCGGAGGAGCtaagtggggtggggtgggggggatggggtgggaggatCTCTAACAAGGTAAAAGGTACAAGGATAGGGAGAGTTGGAGATGGatttagagaggaaaagagagagagagagagaaagagagagagagagggagaggagagtgaaagaacacagacagaggagagagtgaagagagacaagacagagagacggagacagacagacagacacaatacaggcagacagatggacagacatacATTCAGACAAGACGAACGGgaatgcatacagacagacagacggacaagtagacagacagacagacgaacagacaggtagacagacagacattcaaacagacaaacggacagacagacagacagacgaacagacaggcagactgactgaAAGACGACAGACGAATCCAACTGAAAGAAATCCTGACTTTTCAGGCGAGAGATTTCAGTTTCAGGTCCCACGTTATGAGCAATGCACCGGCACTCAGGGATGAAGGATTACGGTTATTATCACATGGTAAgagcccccccccatctctccattACCCATctaccccctcacctctctctcttctcccctctttctccttctcctctcttcccctctctccttttctcccctctcccatttcgcCTCTCTCCcgtctacctctttctcctctcctctcttctcctctctcctttgcccCACTTCCATTTCGCCTCTCTCCcgtctactctctttctcctctctcttctcctttcccactTCATTCCGCCCTCTGCCTCTCTTACTTctactctctgtcttctcctctctccccctttctcccttgcccccttcctctctcgtctctctcccttctaccttcttcttcctcctcccctctctcccctcttctcgccAATCTCCACTCTTACttctacccctctccccacctcccccccccccttctgagtGCACATTCATGGCTTTAATTGAATTTCTCAATTAATAGAATTTAATCTGAGTGTAGTAATTCTTGGAGATGATTTAATTAAACACTAATCTAATGATTGATACTGAATGACAAACACAAAAGAACATCAtcaatcaccactatcatcatcagcagcaacaacaacaacaacaaaatcaacaacaacaacaataacaacaaataacactactattactacaactatgaCAATAGcatcagcaaaaacaaaaatgataatatcaaaatatcaatCTTATTGATATCTTTAATCAATATATACCCCAAACCCTCTCCATCCAACTTAAGAGAAACAGAATATTGTACTTGTGACACGTTAATACTCGCGAAAATAACGAAGAAACAACGGGAGGAAATCCAATAAACACAGTCATCATTGTTCAAAACATAGCGTTGGAAAACACGTAGTAATGTGTATCGTTATTAAACGTAATCGTGATGTTGTTTATATTACAGGTATTGTATTGTGTTACAGGTACGTAATTGCTGTGATTTgtatcataatgttattaatcATATTCTCATATATAACTACAGGATGTGATATTCTAAATATCATATACCTCCAACACTTGCAATCTAATATACCCTATTGGATATCACATACGCACTATATCATATCCTTTATTATACTTTCTTTGTGTATTGTGATGGAATTTCAATTAGTGGATCTGTGCTTTCTTCGCAGTGTATAGTTCGAACGTTCGAAAAGTGTAAGGAAGGGTATCCTGGCAGGGAAGGTCATcactattaaaaaacaaaagaaaacaaaacaaaaacggtaTAATACTGAGGAAGAAAAGGTATTTATGAAAATGGTTAAGCAATAAACCACAGAACGAAACACCTATGAACTGCAAACGAAACATTGATGAACCAGTAAAGCAGAACACGACTACAGAATTGGCAACATGAAACGCCacgcaattaataataataataataaaaaaaagaatctaaacTGGCATCAAAAACGAAAGCCCGACAAATGAAgcgtaattagaaaaaaaacgaatcaaaaCACAAACGAACCACTCAATCTTCCTTCTGAAGCTCGCAAACGCCAGGAGATCCGAAGCCTTTAATTGGGTCAAGGCTCGCTGCTCGCCATTCCCGTGATAAGCCTTCTTGATTACAATGACGCCGTCGGGAATTAATCGCTCTCGGTGGGATGCAGGGGTTAGGAAACGGAGGCTGGGCGCTGCAGGAGGATTTCTTGGggcagggagggtgggggggagggtagaagtgCTTGTCATGGAATCACATGGagaatatgtgcatgtgtggatATACAGGCATATCTCCACACACTGTAAATatggacactcacacacacacgcacagatatatatatatatatatatatatatatatatatatatatatatatatatatatatatacataatattatatatttttgtgtgtgtgtgtatgtgtggggtgtgtgtgtgtgtgtgtgtattatatatatatatattatatatattttatataatatatataaaacattatgtgtgtgtgtattatatatatatatatatattttaataatattatatatatttatatatatataatatatatatacatatataatatatatatatatatatatatatattattatatatcttgtgtgttgtgtgttgtatttattttatatatatctaattttatatatcatatatataaaatatatttatatatatatatatacatgaaatgttatatacatatgtccatacatacacacacctcaaGTACACCACAACTATGTtataacacaccccacccacacacacacacacacacaccacacacacacaccacaccacacacacacaaatatatatatatatatatatatatttatatatatattatatatatatatatatatatagtatatatatatatattacttatattatatatatatatatatatatatatatatatatatatatattatcccatacATACACGAGGGGGTTTCCAGTATGGAAAAACGCTTTCAGTTATGATggttatttttcaacatatgctccattaagacCAATGcacttctgcaaacgttgataccagcctttgaGTCCGTCTGAGTGAAACTgtgggtcatgtgatctgaaccatgtcagagcagatCTTTTTACACCTTCAATCGATGAAAAATCAGTACCTTTCAATTATTGTTTAAAGTAAACGAAAAGAAATCGGATGGGGCAAAATAGGAACTGTAAAGTGGAcatcggacgatttcccatcgaaattcacgtagcacagctcttgtcatggtggaagagaacgcgttggtgcagctttccagggcgtttttctgagattttttaactttttttttcaaaacgcattcataataagcagatgtaattgtctTCTTGCTCTCGTGGCAAACCCCCTCTGCAACCCAGTGGCCATGACTCCTATTGAATGTTCAGATTTtcctttgactggtccacttccacccttaGGCAGCCACTACTTAGATTGAATTTTGTCCTGGGGATCACACTGGTAGAGCCAAGTTTCATCCCTTATCACAGAGTCTTCATCCCACtggttcaaaatttccattgaaagatctacccttgtttgctgctgatttgGGCGCAACAGCCTTgggacccatcgagcggaaagcttgcATACCCCCAAACTCTGcaccagaattgtgtgcacaGAGATGTTGAATGTATCTGCtattgattcagtggttattcgtctatccctTTCAATCATGTCGCGAATAGCattaatgttttcctcacaaactgacgttgatggcgtgccactgcggggctcatcttcaatttcgtatcttccacttctgaattgacttatccatttgtagattaatttctttggggcattgtcactaTAAATttgttccagagcatcaatgGTTTCCCTATTCttccaaccgagtttcaccatgaatttaatgtttgtcctggcctcgattttggtcgattccatgttgcttgaatggtgcctgacttttAACACATTCTAACACGCTGATACAAGAATGTTCAAATGCAATGAAATCAAAATACTTCTATATAATtcttagttatggactttttccacgaactttttgaagccccctatatatatatatatatatatatatatatatataatatatatatatatatatattatatatatatattttatatatatatatatatatatatatatatatatatatatgtgtgtgtgtgtgttgtgtgtgtgtgtgtgtgcgtgttttggggtgtgtgtgtgtgtgtgtgtgtggcatacatataaataaatggatatgtatatatatatactatatgcacacacaaccacacaaacacacacacatgcatgcacagacacacacacacacagaacacacacacgaacacacacacatacacacacacacatacacatacacacacacaagcacacacacacacacacatacacacacacacacacacacacacacacacacacatcacacacacacacacatatatatatattatatatatatatatatatatatattatatatatatatatatatatatatatatatgcatatatatgtatatatactcgtatatacctatatctctatctatccatctatctgtctatctatctatctatctgtctatctatctatctatctaaatatctatgtatctatctatctatctatccatctatctatctatctatctatctatctatctatctatctatctgtctatctatctatctatctatatatatatgtatatatatgtgtgtgtgtgtgtgtatgtgtgtgtgtgtgtgtgtgtgtgtatgtatatttacacatatacatatgtatgcatatgtatatatatgcatgtatataaataaatgtatgtatatatatatatatatatatatatatatatatatatatatatatacacacacacacaaggccgcggtggccgaatggttagagcatcggactccaagactgttacgatgccaatctgagtttgagggttcgagtcaccgaccggtgcgttgttcccttgggtaaggaacttcacctcgactacctacctagccattggatgggcaagccagcccaagtcagtgctggtcccaagcccggataaaacagagagaatgattaccaaaaaaagcactccccgtggaaaggaactggggaccctaacacgtactcactccaagagcatcacaacatgaaaaccacaattaagtatcaattaagtatatatatatatatatatatatatatatatatatatatataataatatatatatatatacatatataattttatattttatattcatatacatgcacacacatattttatatatatattatatatattttatatatatatataaatcatacacacatgcaccacacacacacaccacacacacacaacacacaccacacacacacacacacacacacacaaacacatatatattatatatatataaaatatatataatattatatatatatattatatatatatatatatatcaatcatctatgcgtatgtatatataaatatgtatatctactttttaaacacacacacaacacacacacacatgtatatatatatatatatatattttatattatatatatatatatatatataatattatatatatatatatatattatatgtgtgtgttgtgtgtgtgtgtgtgtgtgttgtgtgtgttgtgtgtgttgtgtgtgtttgtgtgtgtgtgtgtgtatatatatatatatatatatatatataatatatatatatattttatatattttatatatatatattatatatatcgtgttgtgtgtggtgttgttgtgtttacattaatatatatatattaataatatatatatatgtcataactatatatagtatatatatatatatatatatatatatatttatatttattattgtgtgtgtggtgtgtgtgtgtgttgtgtgtgtgatgtggtgtatgtgtgggtgtgtataaaacacacaaatatatatatatatatattatatataaaatatatatatatatatatatatattatatattaaattatatatatatataccaattctctctctctctctctcctctctccatctctcctcttctctattatatataaaatatatagtatataatatatatatatatatatatatatatatatatattataattttgtgtgtgtggtgtgtgtgtgtgtgtggggtggtgtttgtgtgtgtgtgtgtgtgttgtgtgtgtgtggggtgtatagacaccaaataaacacacaaatttatttacGTCGGTGTACATATTTTTCTACACATACGTGTTAAAACCCAAAGCATGAATGTAACCTACATGTACACAGAGCAAGGAACCGCGAATATTGGTCAACACATTTCTAACAGAATTCATTTCCACCACAAATGAGGTACAAACAACAATACAAGCACCACAGCTTCGGGCGATAGCAGGCCAGAGCTCTCACTGGGAAGATAAATAGGATTTTGagtgaaaggaaatggaagaatacgaacgagagagaaaaaggaaaaaaagtttgtaaGAAAATTAGAATCGGTATAGCTAGAAAGTCATTGATATTTTGGAAATCCAAAATATGACATATTCATCAAAATATGCGCAAGAAAACAATTTTTCTAAACAGTCAAGagtgtaacaatgataaaagaaaaggaaacaagacaagataaatatatatatatatatatatatatatatatattatatatatatatatatatataatatatatatccttataacaTGAATAAAAGAATGATTATATCTGGCTTATAACatgaataaaagaatgataatatatggCTCAAAGAATAACAAATACTGGGTACATAATCTAaacattaaaactttaaaaatctgaaaGTTTCAAACAAAGCCTTTGAGTCTTTCATACAGTGCAGGGCATTGTTGAACCATTTAATTATATTTCCACCTACACTTCGTTGTGTaatatctttttctattcttttcgaaaaacagagagaaatgcatacacaaatgtattcatttataaCTGACatgtctatatttacacacacacacatgaacacacacacacacacacacacacacacacacacacaacacacacacacacacacacacacacacacacacacacacacacacacacacacacacacacatatatatatatatatatatatatatatatatatatatatatatatatatatataaatatatatatatatatatatatatatatatatatatatatatatatatatatattagagagagagaagagagagagagagagagagagagggaaaagagagagagagagaaatagatagatagatggatagatagacagataggtagatatacagatacatgtatacatacatacatgcatacatacatacatacatacatacatacatatatgcagatagatgtatatgtgtatgtgcgtatgtgtttgtatttgtgtttatatctatctatctatctatctatctatctatctatctatctatctatatatatatatatatatatatatatattatgtattatatatatatatatatatatatatatatatatatatatatatatatatatatatatatatatatatatacacacacatacacacacacacacacacacacaatatacacacatacaactatattcatctatctatatatatgtatgtatgtatgtatgtatgcatgtatctgtatatctatctatctatctatctatctatctatctatgtgtgtgtgtgtgtgtgtgtgtgtgtgtgtgtgtgtgtgtgtgtgtgtgtgtgtgtgtgtgtgtgtatgtgtgtgtgtgtgtagatagatagatagatagataaatagatagatagacagatagatagatagatagacagacagatagatagatagatagatatagatatatgtatgtttgtatatgtatgtatgtatatttatctatctatctatctatctatctatctatctattatatatctatctatatctctctctctctctctctctctctctcctctctctctctctctctctctctctctctctctctctctctctctctctctctctctctctctctctctatatatatatatatatatatatatatatatatatatatatataatatatatatatatgtatatgtatatatatatatatatatatatatatatatatatatatatatatatataaaattatcctgTTAAATCTTCCCTTATCTTTAGTTTTCTTTAATATCCAACTTACATCAGATTATATGTAACATGAATTAATACTATACATAACCTTTATGGAATGTGCATATATTTAACTTTCAATTACTAGTTAATTTGAACTTTTCAAGCTCGTCTACAGCTAAGGTTCGGTTTTTGTTATTTCAATTTACAAAGGAGAataatttctcttttcctctctctctctctctctatctctctctctctctctctctctctctctctctctctctctctctctctctctctctctctctctctctctctctctctctctaaatatatatataaatatatatatatatatatatatatatatatatataatatatatatatatatatataatatataatatatatatatttatatgcacacaccacacacacacacacacacacacacacacacacacacacacacacacacacatatatatatatatatatatatatatatgtatatatatatatctttccatcaGCCCATTTCACCATCTTTCCACttcttccgccctctctctctgtcctcattTTAAAAGCAATTGCAGTTGCGAATAACAACCAGCGTTGAAATGCTATCGCCCATGTTAACATCCATGTGAATTAATATTTGCATGTCACATGCAGCAGATAGCCTGTTAGgctgagaataataacaaaaatgtttatgcagtctatagaaaaaaatatatacatgcagtgTCGTGCATTCCCGATTATTTAAGCGTTTCATCCCGATGGCAGCAAATGACGATAGTGTGGTtggcaatattgataacaatggaGATCAAGTTGATGAAAATagtaactgatgatgatgatcatcatcatcatgttttatatttatatatatttatacctatctctctatctaactgtctatctatctatatatattaatatatatatatatatatatatatatatatatatatatatatatatatatatatatatatatatatattatatattatatatatattcatatgtgtttcatattatatatatatatctattatatatatatatatattctatatatatatatatattatatatgtgtgtgtgtgtgtgtgtgtgtatacacacacacacacacacacacacacgcgtttatatacaatatatacatatctgtgtgtgtgtgtgtgtgtgtgtgtgtgtgtgtgtgtgtgtgtgtgtgtgtgtgtgtgtgtgtgtgtgtgtgtgtgtgtgtgtgtgtttatcgctTACCCACAGCGAGAGCAAAGCCGCCCCCCCACACgctcacccactcccccccccccccccttaatggcATCTACAATTCGCGTAAGAGACGCATTTGGTGCACTTGACCGACGCCGATTTTTTGTCCGCCGTCAATTTCCTCTTCAATTTGACAATGCACGTCGAGGAACGGCCAGAAATATAGTGGGTCatgggtttctctctctcgctctctctcgctctctctctctctctctctctctctctctctctctctcctctcctctctctctctatctatctatctatctatctatctatctatctatctatctcattctctctctctctctccccccctctctcttctttttttcgatctctctataacctccctccctcctctctttctctttctctctctctctctctctctttctctctcatctctctctctctctctctctctctctatctatctatctatctatctatctatctatctatctcattctctctctctctctctctctctctctctctccatcctcttctctctcccctctctctctctctctctctctctcatctctttctctctctctctttctcctctcc harbors:
- the LOC119576047 gene encoding uncharacterized protein LOC119576047, with product MIERDRRITTESIADTFNISVHTILVQSLGVCKLSARWVPRLLRPNQQQTRVDLSMEILNQWDEDSVIRDETWLYQCDPQDKIQSKSHDPQFHSDGLKGWYQRLQKCIGLNGAYVEK